In Turicibacter sanguinis, a genomic segment contains:
- a CDS encoding glycosyl hydrolase 53 family protein has translation MYLLNKSKKVMLAAICSTSIFGITALAENDLVSNSSFNDALNNWQIEGDSTAASISNAWGYNDSSSLNYFSNQDYEVRTEQTITGLENGFYRLELYSSSSGGQEEHYVYANNGARTSIPVSDDFIKVILDFEVLNNEATIGIYSNGLPGTWSNYDEVSLQKKDTEYRMLKGGDLTMVNFIEDLGGEYFDEDGNARDVFHILAENGFNFARLRTHNNVGRDFLSQSSPRYYLPDGYQNTEDLLKSAKRAKDVGMAIEVTLNYSDWWPNAANQEIPADWREAIEGMSDKEAVDKLETLVYDYTKEVMQALADQGTTPEYISLGNEMQYGILYPYGNVVNFQNLARFLNAGYKAVKEVSTNTQVILHLDEAGDDDRYFYFFDECEKYGVNYDIIGSSYYPFWSEVTVEDVMPWFEMLGEKYQKKIVIMETGYKWYPVTADKKPGQLITNGPESHDASPQGQKEFLDELFNGIRNIENNWVIGDLYWDPVMINHEGVGWAMIRGAAEDGSQDMSLNNVVSNTTLFDFEGKALPALKSFKDTSEGSTEGMISGIVYDEEGNILTDATVILTVGKEKVTRSTDKYGRFFLTNVEASTTSEVKVSKSGFKSVITAVDVLPSETTTIELSLEASSGIIPIVIGGIVLVLAVLGTIFVQLKKKK, from the coding sequence GTGTACTTACTAAATAAGAGTAAAAAAGTAATGCTAGCTGCAATCTGTAGTACATCTATTTTTGGTATAACAGCCTTAGCAGAAAATGATTTAGTTAGCAATTCAAGCTTCAATGATGCTTTGAACAACTGGCAAATCGAGGGGGATTCTACGGCTGCTAGTATTAGCAACGCATGGGGATACAACGACTCATCAAGTCTAAATTATTTCTCAAATCAGGATTATGAAGTTCGCACCGAACAAACAATCACTGGACTTGAAAATGGATTTTATCGTTTAGAACTTTATTCTTCAAGTAGTGGTGGTCAAGAAGAACACTATGTTTACGCCAATAATGGTGCAAGAACAAGCATTCCTGTCTCTGATGACTTTATTAAAGTTATATTAGATTTTGAAGTTTTAAATAATGAAGCAACCATTGGAATTTACTCAAATGGTCTACCAGGCACTTGGTCAAACTATGATGAGGTATCCCTACAGAAAAAGGATACTGAGTATCGCATGTTAAAAGGCGGAGACCTGACAATGGTTAACTTTATTGAAGATCTCGGAGGAGAATACTTTGATGAAGATGGAAATGCACGGGATGTTTTTCATATTTTAGCTGAGAATGGATTTAACTTCGCCAGGCTCCGTACTCATAATAATGTCGGACGTGATTTTTTATCACAATCAAGTCCTAGATACTATCTACCAGATGGGTATCAAAATACTGAAGATTTATTAAAAAGTGCAAAACGTGCAAAAGACGTTGGTATGGCAATTGAAGTGACATTAAATTACAGTGACTGGTGGCCAAATGCTGCAAATCAAGAAATTCCTGCCGATTGGCGTGAAGCGATTGAAGGAATGTCAGATAAAGAAGCGGTTGATAAATTAGAGACGTTAGTTTATGACTATACAAAAGAAGTGATGCAAGCGTTAGCGGATCAAGGGACGACGCCTGAATATATTTCACTTGGAAATGAGATGCAATATGGAATTTTATATCCGTATGGGAATGTTGTTAATTTTCAAAATCTAGCGCGCTTTCTAAATGCCGGCTATAAAGCTGTTAAAGAAGTCTCGACAAATACACAAGTCATTCTCCACTTAGACGAGGCAGGAGATGACGATCGCTATTTTTATTTCTTTGATGAGTGTGAAAAATATGGGGTGAACTATGATATTATTGGTTCATCATACTACCCATTTTGGTCAGAGGTAACGGTTGAAGATGTGATGCCTTGGTTTGAGATGCTCGGTGAAAAGTATCAAAAGAAAATTGTGATTATGGAGACAGGATATAAATGGTACCCTGTTACGGCCGATAAAAAACCAGGACAATTAATTACAAATGGGCCTGAAAGTCATGATGCCTCACCACAAGGACAAAAAGAATTTTTAGATGAATTATTTAATGGAATTCGAAACATTGAAAATAACTGGGTGATTGGAGATTTATACTGGGACCCAGTGATGATTAATCATGAGGGTGTTGGCTGGGCAATGATTCGCGGTGCCGCAGAAGATGGAAGCCAGGACATGTCTTTAAACAACGTTGTTTCAAACACGACTTTATTTGATTTTGAAGGAAAAGCACTGCCTGCTCTAAAATCATTTAAGGATACATCTGAAGGAAGTACAGAAGGGATGATTTCAGGTATTGTCTATGATGAAGAAGGCAATATTTTAACGGATGCGACCGTTATCCTAACCGTTGGAAAAGAGAAAGTCACTCGCTCAACTGACAAGTATGGACGCTTCTTCTTAACAAATGTAGAAGCTTCAACAACTTCAGAAGTAAAAGTAAGTAAATCTGGATTCAAGTCCGTCATTACAGCAGTTGATGTCCTCCCAAGTGAAACAACAACGATTGAGTTATCGCTTGAAGCATCGTCAGGAATTATTCCAATTGTGATTGGCGGTATCGTTTTAGTTCTTGCTGTTTTAGGGACGATTTTCGTTCAATTAAAAAAGAAAAAATAA
- a CDS encoding sensor histidine kinase translates to MKKYNTIFLRILCIMLPAIFVSLITIGFSCLFISKHVLLDEVISIAKRNFTQAQKGLLDYNSKIAIAISKISSSNEFKNYILASEPSTLESFNLVTDIGHFRDDYEEYITPESSYYIVSSALGNEGRYYTSNPSKWDTIPNHFFEKYLMKDGKVINQIVYHSQKGLFEESSPYLNNIMVTKPLYNPKDQLIGYIVVIVDEAYVASTYEDYVTDGMTISLITQGGVVLSSSDKSQLYLNKLELFETIDEIDETETSPIKLLKTVDKTIIGLYLPFYDAYLIGEIYPEIVFSSLEYLRDYIILIIFITLILTGIFVFIFSRYITNPLRHLAKHMTFTETHDFKSYILDNKGSEEIQLITEAYNTMLDNINKHVTNLISEQEQRRKAELTALQMQINPHFLYNTLSSIKYLAKQQRIDEVDETIHSLISILQNVIGTADEMTTVRDEIKNLGYFVYINQVRYGDGIKVNYQISEDCKEFMIPKLIIQPFIENSFFHGFAGLDSGTITVYINQYNGVLNIEIIDNGIGMECSDTVMGRKKYHFTGIGINNVDERIKLLYGDDFGIKIQSEVGIGTSILINLPSIQKNETHQT, encoded by the coding sequence ATGAAAAAGTATAACACGATTTTTTTAAGAATTCTATGTATTATGCTACCTGCTATTTTTGTATCTCTAATTACAATTGGGTTTAGTTGTTTATTTATTTCAAAACATGTCTTGTTAGATGAAGTCATTAGTATCGCTAAGCGGAATTTTACACAAGCTCAAAAAGGTTTATTAGATTATAACTCAAAGATTGCGATAGCAATTAGTAAAATTTCAAGTAGTAATGAATTTAAAAATTATATCTTAGCATCCGAACCATCTACGTTAGAGTCATTTAATTTAGTGACGGATATAGGACATTTTAGAGATGATTATGAGGAGTATATAACACCAGAATCATCTTATTATATTGTGTCGAGTGCATTGGGTAACGAGGGGCGTTATTATACGAGCAATCCATCAAAATGGGATACGATTCCTAATCATTTTTTTGAAAAATATCTAATGAAAGACGGAAAAGTTATTAATCAGATAGTTTATCATTCGCAAAAGGGGTTATTTGAAGAGTCATCCCCATATTTGAATAATATAATGGTTACCAAACCATTGTATAATCCAAAAGATCAGTTGATAGGTTATATAGTTGTTATTGTTGATGAAGCATATGTGGCATCAACCTATGAAGATTATGTAACAGATGGAATGACAATTTCTTTAATTACACAAGGTGGAGTTGTTCTCTCGAGCAGTGATAAGTCGCAATTATATTTGAATAAATTAGAGCTATTTGAAACCATAGATGAGATCGATGAAACTGAAACAAGTCCTATTAAGTTATTGAAAACCGTAGATAAGACAATCATTGGTTTGTATCTTCCATTTTATGATGCTTATTTAATTGGAGAAATATATCCTGAAATTGTATTTTCATCATTAGAATATTTGAGAGATTATATTATTTTAATTATTTTTATAACATTAATTTTGACTGGAATTTTTGTTTTTATTTTTTCTAGATATATTACGAATCCGTTGCGACATTTAGCTAAACACATGACTTTTACTGAAACACATGATTTTAAGAGCTATATTTTAGATAATAAAGGAAGTGAGGAAATTCAGCTCATTACAGAAGCATATAATACGATGTTAGATAATATTAATAAACATGTAACGAATCTCATCTCAGAGCAAGAACAGCGTCGTAAAGCTGAATTAACCGCATTGCAAATGCAAATTAATCCTCATTTTTTATATAATACATTGAGTTCAATTAAATATTTAGCGAAGCAGCAACGAATCGACGAGGTTGATGAAACCATTCATTCACTCATTTCTATCTTACAAAATGTGATTGGAACAGCTGATGAGATGACAACGGTTCGCGATGAAATCAAAAATTTAGGGTATTTTGTTTATATTAATCAAGTTCGATATGGGGATGGCATTAAGGTTAATTACCAAATTTCAGAGGACTGTAAAGAATTTATGATTCCTAAATTAATTATTCAGCCGTTTATTGAAAATTCCTTTTTCCATGGCTTTGCTGGTTTAGACAGTGGGACAATAACGGTATATATTAATCAGTATAATGGAGTATTGAATATTGAAATTATTGATAATGGAATTGGGATGGAATGCTCAGATACGGTGATGGGACGAAAAAAATATCATTTTACTGGTATTGGAATCAATAATGTCGATGAAAGAATTAAATTGTTATATGGGGATGACTTTGGAATTAAAATTCAAAGCGAAGTTGGAATAGGGACAAGCATTTTGATAAATCTTCCGTCAATTCAAAAAAATGAAACCCACCAAACTTAA
- a CDS encoding response regulator transcription factor, which yields MKDLFKLLIVDDELILRNGFKYLCDWNSYGFNIVGEAANGEEALVLIEELNPHIVIVDIVMPLMNGIDFTKVVQERYPHIKVIILSSFSEFDYVREAFKYGAVDYLLKPQLKSEQLINLLTKISTELREHDFSQRLPFNPSQLLKSILIDKNNSHGDLEELSSYMDQSIFILIKSSLQNIPQQEKENVKDKLSKIVEAHLNRYQYIEVCSDREYYLLVNISPTVEDDLYASLSILNDALNKELNSIKFIVSSTFKTVQELEKINEQLTSKIGRLFYFWNESVVFEKTVKINDGIQGEFEFDMSQLIKLIKGFHMDEAKKYIEYYFENIKFRRLYDEYDFKRLVQNIIYNIINTSSTLGFDVSHINRGKIKLFKEIDQCHDVNNILNKINVLLNEISDLMNQQIERKNSIILEKVIQYVEEHYNEDITLSDIADKLHINYYYLSTYFKNQTSENLTTYINRIKIEKAQKLLRDSQDTIAEISKIVGFSDHNYFSKVFKKHVGMTPSMYRRKELGWFKK from the coding sequence ATGAAAGATTTGTTCAAATTGCTTATTGTCGATGATGAATTGATTTTAAGAAATGGATTTAAATATTTATGTGATTGGAACAGCTATGGTTTTAATATAGTAGGGGAAGCAGCTAATGGGGAAGAAGCTTTGGTGCTAATTGAAGAATTAAATCCTCATATTGTGATTGTGGATATTGTGATGCCACTCATGAATGGAATAGATTTTACGAAAGTGGTACAGGAGCGATATCCGCACATTAAAGTCATTATTTTAAGTAGTTTCAGTGAATTTGATTACGTCAGAGAAGCTTTTAAATATGGTGCAGTAGACTATTTGTTAAAGCCTCAGTTAAAAAGTGAACAGTTGATTAATTTATTAACGAAAATTAGTACTGAATTAAGAGAACATGATTTTTCCCAACGACTTCCATTTAATCCATCACAATTGTTGAAATCTATTTTGATTGATAAAAACAACTCGCATGGGGATCTTGAAGAGTTATCAAGTTATATGGATCAATCTATCTTTATATTGATAAAGAGTTCACTACAAAATATCCCACAGCAAGAAAAAGAAAATGTTAAAGATAAGTTATCGAAGATAGTGGAGGCTCATTTAAATAGGTATCAGTATATTGAGGTTTGTAGTGATCGTGAATACTATCTATTAGTTAATATCTCACCCACTGTAGAAGATGATCTTTATGCTTCACTTAGCATATTAAATGATGCCCTTAACAAGGAGTTAAATTCAATTAAATTTATTGTGAGTTCAACGTTTAAAACAGTTCAGGAATTAGAAAAAATAAATGAACAACTGACTAGTAAAATAGGACGATTATTTTATTTTTGGAATGAATCTGTTGTTTTTGAAAAAACGGTTAAAATTAACGATGGTATTCAGGGAGAATTTGAATTTGATATGTCACAACTCATCAAATTAATTAAAGGATTTCATATGGATGAGGCGAAGAAATATATTGAATATTATTTTGAGAATATTAAATTTAGAAGATTATACGATGAATATGATTTTAAACGATTAGTTCAAAATATTATTTATAATATTATCAACACAAGCAGTACATTAGGGTTTGATGTTAGTCACATTAATAGGGGAAAAATTAAATTATTTAAAGAAATTGATCAATGTCACGATGTTAATAACATCCTAAATAAAATTAATGTTTTATTAAATGAAATATCAGACCTGATGAATCAGCAAATTGAAAGAAAAAATTCTATTATTTTAGAAAAAGTTATCCAGTATGTCGAAGAACATTACAACGAGGATATTACCTTATCTGATATTGCAGATAAATTACATATCAATTATTATTATTTATCCACCTATTTTAAAAATCAAACAAGTGAAAATCTAACGACTTATATTAACCGAATTAAAATTGAGAAAGCTCAGAAACTTTTAAGAGATAGCCAAGATACGATTGCAGAAATTAGTAAAATTGTTGGATTTTCAGATCATAATTACTTTTCAAAGGTATTTAAAAAGCATGTCGGCATGACCCCATCGATGTATCGTAGAAAAGAATTAGGTTGGTTTAAAAAATGA
- a CDS encoding ABC transporter substrate-binding protein translates to MNRKKLFTSLTTLFSVVLLSTTAGCSSSNNTSDTTTSLNSNKVTVWCWDQSFNGKALSFAEEIYQKDHPDFELEIIDLSKTDLEQKLTTNLASGITNSLPDIILVNDTNAQKYVESYPNTFADLTNAVDYSNFVPYKVASVTVEDKVYGVPFDVGVAGLFYRTDYLEEAGFSAEDLQNITWDRFIEIGKVVYEKTGKYLCTINPNDETLISIMLQSAGSWFITGENKGNFTDNPVMDESLQVYYELASSGIVKPVTGWSEFVNSFNNGDVATVISGVWQIATIMDGTDQSGKWGVAPIPSLDVAGATNASNEGGSSWFVLDNAANKEIAIDFLSSTFGNNTELYEQFLTECGGVASYLPAFESDVFAQQVEFFGGQQIYSLFSNWLTEVPSISFGTYTQEAKDALKNELPSIINGSSISDSLENTQKLFTQQVQ, encoded by the coding sequence ATGAATAGAAAGAAATTATTTACTTCATTAACTACTTTATTTTCAGTCGTGTTATTATCAACCACTGCGGGTTGTAGTTCTTCAAATAATACATCTGATACAACCACCTCATTGAATTCAAATAAAGTAACGGTTTGGTGTTGGGATCAATCTTTTAACGGAAAAGCTTTATCATTTGCCGAGGAGATTTATCAAAAAGATCATCCAGATTTTGAATTAGAAATCATCGATCTTTCAAAAACTGACTTAGAACAAAAATTAACAACTAACCTAGCTTCAGGTATAACGAATTCATTACCAGATATCATTCTTGTTAACGATACAAATGCTCAAAAATATGTTGAATCATATCCAAATACATTTGCTGACTTAACAAACGCTGTTGACTATTCTAACTTCGTTCCATATAAAGTAGCAAGTGTAACAGTTGAAGACAAAGTATACGGAGTTCCATTTGATGTTGGGGTTGCTGGATTATTCTATCGTACAGATTATTTAGAAGAAGCAGGATTTAGTGCTGAAGACTTACAAAACATCACATGGGATCGCTTTATTGAAATTGGAAAAGTAGTCTATGAAAAAACAGGAAAATACTTATGTACAATTAATCCTAATGATGAAACATTAATTTCAATTATGCTTCAGTCAGCAGGTTCTTGGTTTATTACCGGTGAAAATAAAGGAAACTTCACAGACAACCCTGTTATGGATGAATCATTACAAGTTTATTATGAGTTAGCTTCATCCGGTATTGTAAAACCTGTTACAGGTTGGAGTGAATTTGTAAATAGCTTCAACAATGGAGATGTAGCAACGGTTATTTCTGGAGTATGGCAAATTGCAACAATTATGGATGGTACAGATCAAAGTGGTAAATGGGGAGTTGCACCGATTCCAAGCCTCGATGTCGCTGGGGCAACAAATGCTTCAAATGAAGGTGGATCAAGTTGGTTTGTTTTAGATAATGCTGCAAATAAAGAAATTGCCATTGATTTCTTATCTTCAACTTTTGGAAACAATACTGAACTTTACGAACAATTTTTAACAGAATGTGGTGGTGTGGCATCATACTTGCCAGCATTTGAAAGCGATGTTTTTGCTCAACAAGTAGAATTCTTTGGTGGACAACAAATCTATAGCTTATTCTCTAATTGGTTAACTGAAGTACCTAGTATTTCTTTTGGAACTTACACACAAGAAGCTAAAGATGCACTAAAAAATGAATTACCTAGCATTATTAATGGTTCATCAATTAGTGATTCTCTAGAAAATACTCAAAAATTATTCACACAGCAAGTTCAATAG
- a CDS encoding carbohydrate ABC transporter permease: MKLKNSKFSNNLTGWLFIIIPTLLIFIFSFYPMIQSFILSFYSGKGLVTSFVGINNYIRLFSDPMFLQAVSNTFLYLIIQVPIMLILGLVIANLLNSPKLKCRSFYRTAIFLPCVTSLVAYSILFKSIFALDGVINNFLLFIHVIDEPIAWLLDPIWAKVVIIIAITWRWTGYNMIFYLASMQNIDSSVYEAAEIDGASKFQQFTKITIPLLKPIILLTTIMSTNGTLQLFDEAMNITNGGPGNSTMTISQYIYNLSFVYTPNFGYAATVSYAIVFMVAILAIIQFKLAGGKNE, from the coding sequence ATGAAATTAAAGAATTCTAAATTTAGTAATAATTTAACGGGATGGCTATTTATCATCATTCCAACACTATTGATTTTCATTTTTTCGTTTTATCCAATGATTCAATCATTTATTTTATCTTTTTATTCGGGAAAGGGATTAGTAACAAGTTTTGTTGGAATTAATAACTACATTCGATTGTTCTCAGATCCAATGTTTTTACAAGCCGTATCAAATACATTCCTATACTTAATTATTCAAGTTCCAATCATGCTAATTCTTGGATTAGTGATTGCAAATCTGTTAAACTCTCCTAAATTAAAATGTCGTAGCTTTTACCGTACAGCTATTTTCTTACCATGTGTGACATCACTCGTTGCCTACTCTATCCTATTTAAAAGTATCTTTGCATTAGATGGCGTGATTAATAACTTCTTACTATTTATTCATGTCATCGATGAACCCATTGCTTGGCTTCTAGATCCTATTTGGGCAAAAGTTGTTATTATCATTGCCATCACATGGCGATGGACAGGGTATAATATGATTTTTTATTTAGCTTCTATGCAAAATATTGATTCAAGTGTTTATGAAGCTGCTGAAATTGATGGTGCATCAAAGTTTCAACAATTCACCAAAATTACAATTCCTTTATTGAAACCAATTATTTTACTAACAACGATTATGTCGACAAATGGGACCCTTCAATTATTTGATGAAGCCATGAATATTACCAATGGTGGACCAGGTAATTCAACCATGACAATTTCTCAATATATTTATAACTTATCCTTTGTCTATACACCAAACTTTGGTTATGCTGCAACAGTCTCTTACGCCATTGTATTTATGGTGGCGATATTAGCTATTATTCAATTTAAATTGGCGGGTGGTAAAAATGAATAA
- a CDS encoding carbohydrate ABC transporter permease yields MNKIRTVCTHVFLSIASFISIFPFFWMIVGMTNSSTDIVKGKLTFGSELITNISNFLSSVNLGSVLWTSIKISVCGTFSTLLLCSMAGYAFEIYKSKFKSRLMALLMLSMMMPFAALMVPLFKMFSGLNLMNTAIAVVLPSVATVFMIFFFLQNTKSFPTDLLQSARVDGLNEFQAFFYIFMPTMKSTYAAAAIITFMSYWNSYLWPLIVLQTQDNKTMPLIISSLASAYSPDYGMIMVAIVITTIPTLLIFFLMQKHFVEGMVGAVK; encoded by the coding sequence ATGAATAAAATCAGAACAGTTTGCACACATGTATTTCTTTCAATTGCTTCTTTTATTTCAATCTTCCCATTCTTTTGGATGATTGTCGGAATGACGAACTCTTCAACCGATATAGTTAAAGGTAAATTAACATTCGGAAGTGAACTTATCACTAATATTTCAAATTTTTTATCTTCAGTAAATCTAGGTAGTGTCTTATGGACCTCTATTAAAATTTCCGTTTGTGGGACATTTTCAACACTCTTACTTTGTTCAATGGCGGGATATGCATTTGAAATCTATAAGTCAAAATTTAAATCTCGATTAATGGCTTTATTAATGCTTTCAATGATGATGCCTTTCGCAGCATTAATGGTTCCACTCTTTAAAATGTTTAGCGGACTAAACTTAATGAATACAGCAATTGCAGTTGTTTTACCATCTGTCGCAACAGTCTTTATGATTTTCTTCTTCTTACAAAACACGAAATCATTTCCAACTGACCTATTACAATCTGCACGCGTTGATGGCCTAAATGAGTTTCAAGCATTCTTTTACATCTTTATGCCAACGATGAAATCAACTTATGCAGCCGCAGCTATTATTACCTTTATGAGTTATTGGAATAGTTACTTATGGCCTTTAATTGTATTACAAACTCAAGACAATAAAACAATGCCCCTAATTATCTCTTCTCTTGCATCTGCCTACAGTCCTGATTATGGAATGATTATGGTCGCTATCGTTATAACAACAATTCCAACGCTACTTATCTTCTTCTTAATGCAAAAACATTTCGTTGAAGGAATGGTTGGAGCAGTTAAGTAA
- a CDS encoding IS30 family transposase — protein sequence MSYKHLNTFERTRIEVLSKMGYSTRQIAQQLNRHHSTIARELKRNTQKTYQAELAEELAGQRRLSCRCPEKKSEQVIQTIQHYLKLTWSPEQISNTVLKGVLSFKTIYRWIYDETILLGDLSCLRQKGKRRKPRETRGRFNIGTSIHQRPKEVKRRETFGHWELDTVVSSRGKSKGCLATFVERQTRFYVAIKIENRSATEMYRAISELYKLFPKDTFKTYTVDRGKEFACYSKVEADLKVPVYFADAYSSWQRGSNENANGLLREFFPKKTDLARVSDEEINEALCLINHRPRKCLGWKTSFELFHEKLSHLY from the coding sequence ATGAGTTATAAACATCTTAACACATTTGAGCGCACACGTATAGAAGTTCTTTCAAAAATGGGCTATTCAACGAGACAAATCGCTCAACAACTAAATCGCCATCATTCAACGATTGCTCGTGAACTGAAACGAAATACTCAAAAGACGTATCAGGCTGAGTTAGCAGAAGAATTAGCTGGACAACGTCGATTAAGTTGTCGTTGTCCAGAGAAGAAATCTGAACAAGTCATTCAGACCATCCAACATTATTTAAAGTTAACCTGGTCGCCTGAACAAATTTCTAATACCGTTTTAAAGGGTGTTCTTTCATTTAAAACCATTTATCGTTGGATTTATGATGAAACCATTTTGTTAGGAGATTTAAGTTGTTTAAGACAAAAAGGAAAGCGACGAAAACCACGAGAAACACGCGGACGATTTAACATTGGAACGTCGATTCATCAACGTCCCAAAGAAGTAAAAAGACGTGAAACGTTTGGGCACTGGGAATTAGATACGGTTGTTTCAAGTCGTGGAAAGAGTAAAGGTTGCTTGGCGACCTTTGTTGAACGTCAAACACGTTTTTATGTGGCCATTAAAATAGAAAATCGCTCAGCAACAGAAATGTACCGAGCGATTAGTGAGTTATATAAACTCTTTCCTAAAGACACCTTTAAAACTTATACGGTTGATCGAGGAAAAGAGTTTGCTTGTTATTCCAAAGTAGAAGCTGATTTAAAGGTTCCTGTTTACTTCGCAGATGCCTATTCGTCTTGGCAAAGAGGAAGTAATGAAAATGCCAATGGTCTTCTTCGAGAGTTTTTCCCGAAGAAGACAGATTTAGCACGAGTCAGTGACGAAGAGATTAATGAGGCACTCTGCCTCATTAATCATCGACCACGAAAATGTTTAGGGTGGAAAACTTCATTCGAGCTATTTCATGAGAAACTGTCGCATTTGTATTGA